GCAGCAAAGAAGATTTATATCCGAGGCACTTCCGTGTTAAGTACAGCTCCTGAAGGGACAGAAACTCATGTGGGTACGGTTGAAGATGCCTATTTGGCTTCGAAAATTATTAATAAAAATATCAGCGCAGATTTTGATTATAATTATCCGCTAGTCAAAATTTTCGACCATGTTTGGATTCGTCAAGACTATGCAAGTAGCACAACGAGAAAAGGCTTTTTTAGACAACCTGGGTCTGGTCAAGTAGTTGGGGCAAACCCTATGTGGAGAAAGTACGATGCAACTGAGGTTGAAGAATATGTTCCGCTGGGTTGGAAAATTCCATCTGATACGGTTTTCAAAAGTATCGAAAATGAGTTTAAAAAGAATGGCTTGTCAAATATAGGAAAAGCGATGCTTAGAAAAAAAGATTGCGATTCTGAGAAAGAATGTGGCTTACTTGGTTTTAGTGCGGTAAAGTGGAATGATAGTAGGAGTAGGAATTATTATGGCTATGTCAAACCGGATGGTAAGATAGGTTCTGTTGATATAATGTATGATGCGAGTGTCCTTGATTATAACAATGATTGGGATGAAGTGCAACTCCGCATCATCCAGGAATAAAATGACTTGGCGATAACTTTACCCGTATAACAAAAAGTTCCCCCACTTGGGGGAATTTTTCTGTATATAGACTATTCTAAGTTGGAGTATTGTTCGAGTTTTTTTTTTGAATTCGTGTTGAAAAGAATTATTTTACAAAAAAACATCCGTCAAAGAAGGAAAAAATCATGAGCTTTGCAAAAAGTTATAAATTCACGATAATCGCACTTGCTTTGTGTGCGGTCGGTTTCATCGCCTGTTCGGATTCGGACAGTTCTAGTGACGCAAACGGTGAAGACAAAGTGCTCTCTATCTGGGTTGGTGATATGCTAGCCAATGGCGATACGCTGATTCTTGGCATGGGTGAAGGTCTTTACGAAATGAGTGTGGAGTCCAGCGGAGAATGGCGTTTTGAAAATGGGACGACTTTCATTGATTCGATTTATCCCGAATCAGGCTCGGGTGATGCGGTTGTAAAAATCCATGTAAAAAAGAATGATTCCGATGAGCGACTTAAGGGAGAATTGCGGGTTGTATACCCTGAGGATACGGATCTGAATACATCAATGGATGTATGGCAGGTGTATAGCGGTGATTATGGAGATAATATGAATGTAGATGATAATACTGTAGTAATGGCATTTCTCGTTTGTGGCATGTTGGGGCCGGCTGGGATTGCTACAGATGATTGTGCGATAAATGCGCTTAATGGTCTTTTAGGGGCTGATGAGATGAAAAATCGATTGCTGGATTACCGCGATTGGAGAATTTATAAAACGACGGTAATTAAGTCACAGGTTTGGATGGCTGAAAATCTCAGGTATGATTCGGAAGGAGGTCATACTTATTGTTTCAATGATGATAAAGCAAATTGTCGAAAATACGGCCGACTCTATAACTATTATGCGGCAAAAAATGCTTGTCCAGACGGCTGGCATTTGCCGAGCAAAGCTGAATGGCTTACTTTAATAAATGAACTTGGGGGTGAAGCCGCTGCTGGCAAGGCGCTCAAATCTACCTCTGGATGGAAGAGCGAAGGTAACGGGAATGATGACTACAAATTCTCTGCGTTACCCGTAGGTTACTCGATTAAAAATACTTATTATAGCATGGACGAAGAAACTCAGTTTTGGGCATCGACAGGTTATGGAGGCAATGCCTTTTACTTAGTTTCCCTAAATTTCGATAATGATTCGGCTGCAGTGCATCCTAAGGCTGCTCGCTATGGACTCAGTGTTCGTTGTCTAAAGGATTAGGTTGTCAGCGTAAAAAAAATTCCCTCGTTTGAGGGAATTTTTTTATCATTAAGGTAATGATGTTAAGGCTGTTTTTTGGATTCTTTCTACTATTTTCGCTGTATGCCTGTTCCAACAGCGAATCTGTTTTTGATGCTGTGCAAAATCGCCCGGGCATAGCGAACATTACGCTTGTGGCAAGCGTCAATGGCATTGGCGATAACAGCTATAATGACCAAATATTGGCAGGACTATTCCGGTTTAATGAAGATAGTGGAGTGCCCTTCCGTCTGCTGCAGCCGGAATCTATGGACGAGGCCGATTCACTTGTACAGGCGTGGCTCAAGGAAAATGTCGACACCGATTCATCGATGCTGATTTTGGCTTCTTCCGAATATGTGGGACTGGCAAAAAAACTTGATGTTCGCTTTACGGGGGTAGGCAACAAAGTTTTGTTGTTTGAGGCCGATACGGCGGGACTTCCACAAGGCGTCAATGCTTTCTCGATAGAGCGTTACGGAGCGAGTTACTTGTCGGGGGCGATTCTGGGCATAAATCCCTGCATGATTTTGGCAGCGGCACCTGGCTTTGCGAGCCTTGAAACATCGATTGATGGCTTTAGGAAGGGCTACGATGCGCATAAGACGATAGCAGATACTTTGGGGGTGGATTATCTTACTTACAATGAAAATGATGAAACGGCTTTTAACAACATTGAATTTGCCTACGTGGCCACTTTTTCGATAACGAATTATATTCTAGATGCGGATAGACCTTCGGCTATTTTTCCTTTGTTGGGGGGCGCTATCAAGGGCGTGCGTCGGGCCTTGATCGATTATCCGAATACGGGACACTTTATGATTGGGATGGATGTTGACCAAAGCGGCGTGTTGCCAAAGGTGCCGTTTACTTTGGTCATTGACATTAAGGGGATTGTTATTCGCTACCTGGAAGAATGGGCTTTGGGTAAGGATTGGCCTCGGTTCCGCTCTTTTGGCTTGGGTGACGGTGCCGCATCGATTGTGTTTAACAAGAATTTTGACGATACGAAAGAGTTCGAAGCCCGCTATGAAAAGTATTATGACGAAGCGGTTCGCGAGGAGGCTCGCCATGCAAAGAAATAGTCTACTTTCCTTGTTGTTTATCGCGATTCTTTGTCTTTGCGCGTGCTCCGACAATACATCTTCTGCAAATTCCGATGCCAAGACGCACAAACTTAAGGTCGCCGTCATGGCGAAATCCTCTGAAATGGCCCGCTGGAAACGTAGCGCCGAATGGGCTTTGGAAAATATGGAAAAAGCCCAAGGCGGGCTCGACCAGAAGGTGGAACTGCAACTAGAATTTAAAAACCAGGATGACGCCGATTTTGATGAGTATATGGAAATGGTTGCGGGGGATTCGGACTATGTGGCGATTGTTGGCCCCACGCGATCGGACAAGGCGTACCGCATGGCGGAGCTTTTGCAGAAAAGTACGAAGCCGATTCTTTCGCCCAAGGCGTCGAATGTGGAATGCCAGCGTTTTTTTGCCAACATGCCGAACTTGTGGAACTTGGTTGAAAACGATTTTATGCTGATTGAATCAGCTTTTTCGCATTTGGCGAGTTCTTTTGCGTCACTTTTCATGAATGAACTGGAACTTACACTTTTGGCTCCGTCAAGTGAATTGAATGGCGGACTCGTAAGTTCTTATGTCGACTGGATAGGCTTTATGGCCGAAGAATTCGGACTTAAAATTGACAGAATCTTTTTGTACAATGACGAAGCCGAACTGCGGATGCTTACGCAGACTTATTTGGAACGTAAGAAACCGTATAGCGTTTTGTTGTTTGAACCCTATGATGACAAAATGGCCTTAGCCTTTGATGATGAATTGTATCAACAGGATGTCGCTTCTCAAGGTGGCATCCGAGTGGTGTGTTCCAGTAATTTCGTTTCGGATTCTATCGTAAAAAATCTTCATTACGATTTTTACCGTGGCTTTGATTTGTATGCAAGACCCGAGTCCGGGTTTGCGCAAGCTTACCATGAACATTTTGGCGAAGACATTCTCAATGGCGAAGCGCATTTCGTAGATGCTCTGTATATTTTGGCGTATGCCGCGACTTATTCCGTTTCGTCGGGATTGGAATTGAATGAATCGATTAGAGCTGTGCTCGGAGGAAGGGACGGTACCGGCGGCGATTGGATGATTGCCGGAATGCATGAAAATTTCATGTCGTTGCAGAATGGACGCTTGCCTGATCTGACGGGGGTATCGAGCTCTTGGACTTTCCAGGATAGGGACAACAGTGTGAGCGGTTCAGTGTATCGCGGGTGGAATATTGCTGACCATAAATATGTCACGAACGATTTTACCAGCAACGACGATTCGAAGCATTCAATAAATCCAGAAGAAAATTGGTTGGATTTTTTCAAGGCCGATGTGGATACGAGCTTTTTCGAATATGCAGATTCGAATATTTCTTATAATGACGTTTCGAAACATTGGGCGCTTTTGGTTGCAGCCTCATCGGGCTGGGCAAATTACCGGTTTCAGGCGGACATCTTTGCCATTTACCAGAAACTCAAGAAGATGGGGTACGACGATGACCATATTATCGTGATTGCCGAAGATGATCTTGTGGATCATGAACGAAACTTGTATCCGGGAGAACTCTTTATCCGTTTGGATGGAGATAACGTCTATGAAAAGGGTG
This genomic stretch from Fibrobacter sp. UWT2 harbors:
- a CDS encoding FISUMP domain-containing protein, yielding MSFAKSYKFTIIALALCAVGFIACSDSDSSSDANGEDKVLSIWVGDMLANGDTLILGMGEGLYEMSVESSGEWRFENGTTFIDSIYPESGSGDAVVKIHVKKNDSDERLKGELRVVYPEDTDLNTSMDVWQVYSGDYGDNMNVDDNTVVMAFLVCGMLGPAGIATDDCAINALNGLLGADEMKNRLLDYRDWRIYKTTVIKSQVWMAENLRYDSEGGHTYCFNDDKANCRKYGRLYNYYAAKNACPDGWHLPSKAEWLTLINELGGEAAAGKALKSTSGWKSEGNGNDDYKFSALPVGYSIKNTYYSMDEETQFWASTGYGGNAFYLVSLNFDNDSAAVHPKAARYGLSVRCLKD
- a CDS encoding C13 family peptidase — its product is MQRNSLLSLLFIAILCLCACSDNTSSANSDAKTHKLKVAVMAKSSEMARWKRSAEWALENMEKAQGGLDQKVELQLEFKNQDDADFDEYMEMVAGDSDYVAIVGPTRSDKAYRMAELLQKSTKPILSPKASNVECQRFFANMPNLWNLVENDFMLIESAFSHLASSFASLFMNELELTLLAPSSELNGGLVSSYVDWIGFMAEEFGLKIDRIFLYNDEAELRMLTQTYLERKKPYSVLLFEPYDDKMALAFDDELYQQDVASQGGIRVVCSSNFVSDSIVKNLHYDFYRGFDLYARPESGFAQAYHEHFGEDILNGEAHFVDALYILAYAATYSVSSGLELNESIRAVLGGRDGTGGDWMIAGMHENFMSLQNGRLPDLTGVSSSWTFQDRDNSVSGSVYRGWNIADHKYVTNDFTSNDDSKHSINPEENWLDFFKADVDTSFFEYADSNISYNDVSKHWALLVAASSGWANYRFQADIFAIYQKLKKMGYDDDHIIVIAEDDLVDHERNLYPGELFIRLDGDNVYEKGVVDYKLSYVKASDLGNILRGNSSDKLSKVLRAKSTDNVFVFWSGHGMPGYLNFGNDKISYEQIISLVKQIPHRKVLVAVEACYSGGLGETAEKEDVSGIVFLTAASPYETSKADERNEEMGVYLTNRFTRGFTELLDETPDATLRDMYIEIASKISGSHVQLYNMNHYGNIYKEKLDEFFVVK